The nucleotide window aaactgtattttatctttttcattAGCTGTtcatctgttgttgtcgttgctagggtctgagagagaaacggaatgtcaaatcctctgtatgtctggtgcatactgcagtttttgagaataaagaagactttgacttttttctcttaATTTTATTGTACCACTTTTATCTCTTTTCCATCTAAGACTTTattctgcaacttttttttttttttgtttgtttttttgtttattggaaTACAACCCAGGTCCcttacttcttttttattcctatAATTTCCCAAACTGATGCAGTACATGTAGGTTGTATACCCCTTGGTTGGTCGTTTAGCCGCAGAGCCTTCAACAAATGAAGATGCCAGATGAGGCCAAcgatttcttattttttgatgGAAGACTGAGCAGATTTTTTACTGTGATTAAGAGACTTTGATCGATATGacccaaacaggaagtgaacatGGGTGTGTGCATCGCCCTACACACACCGTGACACAATTCTAAAGCTTTCCAAGTCAAACTGAGTCTGCAGTGTTTGTAGAGGTCTGTGTGTAaccacttttaaagctccagaTGAGTTGGGAAATGAAGTGTAAATATAGCACAAGTTCTgctttttcaatttaaaaaacaaaccctAAAGCAGAAGTAGCGTCAGGTGTGACTGTTGAGCAGAGGAgatccttcattttttttctagcTTGCTGATAAACCACAAGGCTCATTTATCTTTGAGTCACATCAGTAGGTTTGATCATGATGTgcatttctcctttttttcaggTGATAAAGAAAAAGTGATGCCGGCAGAGAAATAAGAACTCATAGTGCAATGAATCATCAATACGGAGTGGACTGGAGTTCCTCTTGCATAGAAGTTAAGCACAAAGTTCAACGTTTTTCACACCTCACAGGAGAgtgcatttattattttaaaagttacaGACTGTCCCTTCTTCTAgatgtgtgagtgcatgtgtgatcTCACCAGGATCTTCTCTGCATTAAGTGAGAACACCGACTCGCAGGGTGGATTGCTGCCCTCCTCACAGTCGGGGTCATCCAGCTGCAAGATGGAGGACTCTGCAGAGGCAAAATAATCAGAGCAATTATTTCACACGACAAGGAGCttgacaactttattgatccttcATCGGGGGACGCTGGTTTGGAGCAGTTCATATTTTGTGGATTTAAAATATAGGCTGTCAAACGCACACTTACTGTAGTGGAAAAATGCTGACATGTCAAACAGACCTCACACCACTCATACACCAACAGGGCACGTCAGCAATAACTCTATATATAGTTCTCCACATGCCAAACTACACCCAGGTATTGACATTTTCAGGCTGAACTCTTATTTCAAAATTTGGTCAAGTCCAAAGGGctatatgtgtgtttttgcacgTTCCTGCAAGGCACATGCACTTTGCAACAACACATaagtgtctctttttttttttttttttttttttttgaagaagtACGTTTAATTTTGTTCTTTCATTAACAAAGAGCTGGTTGGATCAACCATGACTCACTTTCAAAATGTATATCTACAAATAATATGTACATAACAAAAATACAAGTTCAAAGAACGAGCAATATTCACAACACTGAATCTCTTGTGAGAAAATGGTGGGCTTAAGGAAAATAAATGCAATCAGTAAATAAATCAACCATAACACAATGGCTTCAAAGAATgtgagaataaaaatgtattgaagTGTTCCATTAACAGGCTCACTTTCACCTACATATCGTTCATGAGGTTATCATTCGCAGTGGGCCCAAGACGTTTTCCTCACATTACCTCTGAAAATTGAGGAACATGTAGGAGATAACAAACACGATACAGTAGTTTCTAAACAATACATTAGAACGTATGTGGAGATGTGTGCAGGAGAGATGTAGCTTCCAAAATCAGCAAAATGCCAGCAGATGTAGTCCCATTTAATCCTTCGGGAGAGGTCTTCTGAAAAGCAGTATGTGTGGCTCCGGTTTGTGAATCATGTAGTGAATCCAGCCCTGGCTCTGCTGCACCCCGGGTCCCCTCCACTCTTCTTCTGCCATCAGGTGGGAGGATGGCACCAGCTCAGACAGCTGCTTTGGAAGCACGACATGTCTGTACTCGAACTCCTCGTCGTTGTACTTGTCAGagtaaaaaatctgttttttcgACATTTTCGGTGAATGATGAAGTCAAAACTGACGTCCAGAGATCTTTGTGTGGTTTAATGACGTATTTAGCTTACTAacttaaaaataacatcaacGACCCGAACAAGCTGCTGCTGTCAACTGCCGCTGTTTTCAGGGAGCAATTCAAACGCCCATGAGTGTCTCTTTAAAACGTCATTATATGAATAATGTGTGGTGGAGAAGGGTGTAAAGAATAAACATGGATTGTATGTAAACGCTTAACCGCATTGCCACACAAAGCAAACTTTGAGACCTGCAATAACTCACTAAATATTCCCCTGAGAAGGATTTAACTGAACATGCGATCAGATTGTTTTGGGGGGTTTAATAAGTGAGGTCAGACCTGAGGTTACACTTCaactaaaacatgcaaaaacactGATTTTTGTGCCGGAAACAAAGAGTTTACAAATCACTACATGTCTCTCCACGATTGAGTACATATGCATTGAACCAACAAGCGCTACTCTCAACAGTGTCGTTCAACCAGTTCTTTCATTCATTGCCTGCTCTGACAAAATACAAGGTGGGGCATGGTGAGAGCTACAGAAGCCCAAAGTGGACATGcatccattcatttttttttttatttgttttccatCGCAACAGACCATTTTCGATTATTACCTCAAAACTTAATTTAAATTCTAAGGCATTGTTTCCCCatgattgaaaacaaaaacactaagCTAGGCTCTGTGATGGGTCAgactcacaaacacaacactgcaaaacatctgcagagtctctctctactttcaaaagacagctaaagacccagctctttaggaagcactatgcacttagctagactgttctccactgttgtccccagtggcagatcgtgccttccagctacagttgactcgcactgtcctgctctactctgggaatctgtgttcaggtctggagtgacccagcacttggtactttggtcattattgtggtgatgctaattgttgatgatgataatggaaggtcttaaattgtttggttgcttcattgtagatgttccttacttacttttgtgcattgcctttacgctgcttggcagtacctgcacccaaatggacttgaagcactttgttactcttactgatcttgtttcctcttgtctagatctttgtgttgttcttgttctcgtatgtacgtctcTTTGGATAAAAgggtctgctaaatgacattgtaacttGTAaggtaaattaaattaatttctctgtttgttttgtgcttttgcaacCAAGAGCACACAAGTTATTATCATCTGACATTTAGcaagaaacatttgaaaataattaatttgaAATCACAGGAAATGTAAGTAAATTAAATGTATGGGTGAATGTCAGAAGTATGGAAGctctaaaaggacatgattaaatacattctATTTTCTCCGTTTTATCAAGATCACAACTTATTTTTCAAGCTTTGTTTTTTAGAGACAATAAGAAAAATAaggtttgaagccaatcgacggcagcagccatattggaaatgcgtaactcaaccaggcagagtgtgagataaagaggcaaagtgtgagcctcctagccaacagctatgtgttcccgaccgggagtcaagtccgtcatgtccttatttgggcaaaaactcgtaatcttaatatcgtcTGAACctttgcattagaaaaaaattcacacccctacagtgtgtgcagatcaagacattagctatccagactacactcattttttgaaccaggctgtaaacatgtttatttctgctgtaaagatcgtcttctttgaatgggtgtgtatgtggtttcctgtgtttctgcagccagcctcaagtggacgcgtgatgaactgcagtttttaacacttccacattggcttcgcAATtggagaccggaggttgccacttggtggaaaccatagactgtataaaatatagacgtagtatccatgacgtcacccatctgttcctgaagcgctgttttgaagccaatcatcagcaggagccatattgctgctgtcgagcgattgtgacgtaaagaggcgggctttgagcctttttgttaacagctacagagttcccacctgtcaatcaagtcagccatgcccttatttgggcaaaactcgtaagtttaatatatttaaaaataacgagttataaaaaaCTTCACCCgcctacagtgtgtgcggatagacaaattagctactcagacctaaactgtttttttgaaccaggctgtaaacatgtttatttctgctgtaaagatcgtcttctttgaatgggtgtgtatggggtTTCCTGTgcttctacagccagcctctagtggacactcgaggaactgcagtttgtaacagttatgtgcttcataaatatagaaagtaaaatgtatttaaacatgTCCTTTTTAGGGCTTCCTTActaagaaaaaaagcaaaataacaaatacttaattctgaaattaaatacATTGAAAGCAGAATCAGTGAGAAGCATATTTCCATTTatacaaatgttaaagaaatgctccaaattaaaaaaaaatgcaaataatcgAGAGAATgttaatttgtgtgttttttaaaaggagTTTGGTTTTAAACTCTAAAAATAAAGctattttaaagagattttttaaatgtgttttgtttcctgGTTGTTGTAGTCACATTAATGCACTCTCACTCCTTCGAGGGATCACTTCTCTTCCTTCCCTCTGTTGTTCTAAATCCCATTTAACCTGCAGTGAAGAGCAGCAGCTTATCTCAGTGATCTCTGCAGCCTGTCACTGCTGCCCAGGCTCTCTTTAGCTCCTTTAGCAGTGAATGCTGGAGCTAGCAGGGGGAACACAGTGACAGCTGAACCCGGGGAGGACGTGGCAAACTAACAGAGACTCACCGCAGTCCGCCGCGTACTCTTCCCACTCGGACAGGGAGCTGCATCCCTGCTTGTGGAGCTCGTTGTTGAACAGAGTCAGCGTGGAGAAATACTCGGAGGAGAGGATAGCCCGGCTCAGGTAGAGCAGGGAGACCACAACAACAGCCCGGCTGGAGGGGGCCATGTTGAGCTACATGTGTGACGCCAGAGACCGGAAGCTCCAACAAACCCTACAAACGGACACGCCCCCTTCACGCGCACGACTACGAGCAGGAACGCCGCAGAGGCATGAACGAGGGAGGCGAGAGGGACTCCACTTCCCAGGATGCACTGCGGCTGCAAAACCGGTTTAACAGCCAGAGAGGAACAGAAGTGCTTCCGGTGtaactttcaaaataataaCAAGCTATTACTGGAAATAAAAGAGATCCATCatttcattcagcaacttcttttttggttttcgtttttttattttttttatttacttattttatttgtaccaTTACTATTATCAAGGGTGTCCTAgtggggggggggagtgggacTGACAACCTAGGGCCCAATTGGGAAGGTGGTTTCTgctacgcttttcttttgttttgttataactgcaataagatcaCTAAAATTCTCtgaataaatatacaaacattcagaatCCCACGGCTCTGTGAGATGCACGTCTCATGCCTGACGTgtggaattgtcatattttcacaatatcaagtgtggctgaatctgattgaaagtaaactgtagttttttagagttttattttacttcatgaggttGGAATacaccaaataatgccccctttttgttattcaatgagtcacttggcttcaaataatcttgtttagcCGTAAACTAACTCTAACTTTACCCCTAACCTTAGGAGTAATCTAAAttaaggcagaaaactaattttaaaaaatgcatttgcaAGGTTTGATTTCTAGATGaattacttaaaaaatatatatatctacagtaatggcaatatatatatttttttctgttaagcttcatagtttttttttttcattgcacaAATAAAAGAACTGATTGCACAATGTATTACATTTTAggctttataatttatttttggaTGTACCAGAAGCCATTAAGTGCCCTTAGCAGTGTATATAGTATAGTGCTTTTAAGTACAACTGAGATAAATGTATCTCAGTGTTTGTAATaggaacaacaaaaaataataaagattttCTTTCAGTATAGTGAAAGTTCACAAAATCAAGTTGACCATAGGTTaagacagacttttattttgaaggcgcATTTTACGAACCCTTGTTTTGCTTCCGGTGTGATTGTCCCAAATGCTAACATCTCATAGCAGATAACAGGACGAATAATGGGTAAAACAGACTTTAGATGTATTGAATGTAACGAAAAAGCAACGGAGTTACACAGGGATTACAGCAACGGGATCCTGAAGACAACAATATGTGTACGTTCACTGTTTTTATCTTAGATTTCAGTCGTTTGGTGACTGTAGTTACTGAAGCTGCTAGCTAACATGGTGTACAGCCACTGAGTTGACACCTGAAGCTCTTATTACACTTCCTCCTTATTCTGATGCTATAGCTGattttttaatgagttattaGTATTATATCCTTTATTTTTACAAGTCAAAGAAGCAGCATGTTATTCACACATTCACTGTATTTAATTTGCAGGTGCCTTACTTGTTGTAgtcaatgtttgtgtgtttttatactgtgtttttgttatctCCAGGAGTCCTGCCAGAAACCAGTGGACAAATACATTGAATATGACCCAGTTATCATCCTCATTGATGCCATACTGTGCAAGACACAGGCTTTCAGACACATCATATTCAACACAAGCTTGAATGTAAGTAGAATCAAGTGTTTTGACTTCCTTTCACATGTGCACAAACAATAATAGATTCATTATAAGAAGAAagtgtcaagtcaagtcaaactttatttataaagcacatttaaaaccacctcagttgaccaaagtgctgtacagatgttgaaatacaatataatcatacacaaaataaaaacaataaaagaatagtaagagctcaatttaggaaataaaaagagtaaaaaagtaagaagccaaggattcttgtttagctgggactgaacgccaaggagaaaagataggttttcaggagtgttttaaagtgatccacagactgtgcagctctatcctggaaaggtaggctgttccacagctttggggccgccactgagaaggctctgtccccacgagtagagagtctggaccgaggtactgccaggagcagctggtttgacgaCTTaatgctctggaagtactgtgaggctgtacaaggtctaataaataagacggtgccagaccatttaaacacacaatttaaagtgtgactttaatttcatctttGCACATCCCTTGGTTTGCTTATATGTAAAGTACCCAGTTTGCAAAGCTGCAGAATCACATGCACGtctttcttcttcatgtgtgtttggaaatcttctcttcttctctgcagatcCACTGGAAgttgtgtgtgttctgcctgcTGTGTGAGGCGTACCTCCGGTGGTCTCTGCTTCATGGCTCGGAGCACAGCAGCGACCCCGCTGACATCATCAGGTACACCAAGGAGTGGGACTTCTACAACATGTTTGGATTGGCCGCCCTCGGTAAGACGAGTACACAACGCTCTCTTATATGCGTTATGATCACTGGATGAATATTCATTTACATTCAACATAAGTCCATTCATGTGTCTGACATGCCCGTCTCTTGGTTGTGTAGAGCTTGCAGCGTTCTGTGTCGGCGTGCTCTGGTTCCTTTGGGTGGTGGTGGGTCGTCTTCAGGGTGGGACCGTCGAGCTGAGCCTCCTCCTCAGAGCCCTGCTGCTGTCCTGCTACGGGAAAGTCCTCCTCATCCCTGCTGTGATCTGGGAGCACGACTACTCCCCGCTGTGCCTCGGCCTCATCAAGCTGTTTGTGCTCACGTCAAACTCTCAGGCGATCAGAGGTAGGAGAAAAGACGACATCTGTTCGACGTAACggacaataaaaacacatataggACGACTTTTCTCTTATGTTGTCCAAGGGATACTTCCTGTTTTCACCTGCCAGGATTATAGAAGTTAGAGCCCCTTTACTCTACATGATCTCGTCTTCACTTGTGACTAGATCTATGAAGTGTTACTTCATAGATTGTAATGTATTTAGGGAAGGAACACATTTTCCACAGTGaatgatttataaaaacatccACCTCTTTTCCAATATTTTGAAGTATGACTCAATACTAAACCATCCTAAGACTTTGAAACACTTGCAAAACATCATGCTAGCTTTTAATCATGGATATGaaaacacacttaaaaaaagaaaggaaaacttCAGCTTTGAATGGTTACTTATCAAAATGTGGGTCAAAGGGAAGAAATGTTTGACCACCTCATTTAACCTCGATCTTGTGTTGTTGTGGACTTTGAAACAGCTTGAGATCACTTTGAAACTTTAAAGCTCTTTAATAAAGAACAGTGGTATTTAGTAAATATTTATGAGGGTTTGAACAAAATCCTTTAGGCTGGTTTTACACTTTCTGGAATATAATCTCTCAGGAATAAAATGCAGGGATTATAGACTCTCACGGGCATGACTGCACAAAAAAATAGCAATCACATTGGTGAAAAACGGGCAAGAACTGTACACAAGAAATAACTTATTTCAAGGGCATTTCAACCAAAATAGTCACTGAGAATTATTCATTGATTATTCAGAATGTCCCTCCTCTTCTGCTGGGTGCCTCGCTCTCTGTGCAGAGTGGTTGTAGACTTCTGATGTGCTGGTTTTCACTTCATACGTGAAGTTTGCACTTGACCTCAATTTagtaacttttttttcccactctctGTTCCCCACGTTTCccgcctctcttcagctgtcccgcccaaaatataacttgaaaaagaaataaattaaaagtatcTTTATACGAGTAAGACCACACCAAACTTcttttttaagtcatatttttccTTTACTGATAGGAtacctgaagagagaaaggaaatgtggagagcagaTAGTGGGGGACAAGCAACAAGTGGGAGTGGCAATGAGAGTCAAAACAGTGACCTCtacaatgaggactatagcctctgtatacggggtgcgcttagaccactaggccactgACACCCAGATCACACCCAACAACATTGACAAGAAAATACAGTCACTGTCCAAGAAATCAGGAGctacttttatttaaagtatgacttttatctctctttttaGGATCATAGaagtgatgttttatttattatctaaagcaggggttcccaaagtgtgggtctagaccccctggggggtcatgacccacaaatggggggttgtgagatgttttccagaatgtttttttctttttaagttatctaaaaatagtacattttacccattacagtaaaaatgtcaacacaaataatagctaaccttgaaataaaacattgaaaatagaaaatgtactgagttttctgcctttctttttgcaggatgactcctaagtttagggttagtgaacagttaattattaaaagcatcagtagcagcaggttaattcataacagcacaggaaacacagacacatgctcatataggtaggctaattttctgcagaccagctaaatgaagccacattaaagctggggttggtaatcagatttaaatacactttttgtcatactggttaaaatgatctttatgtcctgatggtaatcaatacataatgtgttcttaaaaaagagtgaaaaaaaactgctatctacagccggagtaaacctgggaaaacaccaaccaatcagccttttttgggtgccaaaattttaaaccattcaaatcccgtcctgctgttctgccctcctcctgcgtgtacatttcccggcgtgcactcctccgagcccccgtctcctgcctctgcttcccctgactctactgactgcccctctcgctcgacctcgggcctgtcccctctgacctgatgaggtgctttgctcaggactgtagtccggatcagagtctaaaaagctctcaccacgggggctctgacaagcagaagaatgaatgacatttagtaagtcctacagaaatgtagatgtactgtagcgtccgtccggacgctgtagggatgacgagccgattcgtgaacacgttgatctttaataaccgctcactgtcggccgtgatcacgacaaccaacaaaacaacaatcaatgtttgaatgaatgaagaacttctcctcttgtctctcctctctcccgctcacacactctacacctctcctgatgccttcactgaccgtcaacactgtaggaattaagaacatctacactgaacacgtttaacaaacagtagagctgttacagtattatatatgtgttataacttttctcctgatatcgtgtcaccagtacaactggataattctagcatgatagttgtgagtgctaacagcagccatgtttgtttgtgtttttaactttcactatgataatgttttggtgaggaccggttttgaatcagtcaccatcatatggtcgcaagtcagcggcgctcgtgcatgtgagcgggggggggcgtcgttttggaggagctccgagggaggaggggaggggttaggagtcatgaggaaaagctacattcaaattcatgctagttttccgagactgccaacccaagctttaaatcactttgagggacagtgagggtcacaagtctttggcacctttatttttgggggtcgcgggctgaaaagtttgggaacccctgctctaaaacATAATAATATTTTCTTTGTCAAGCAGATTAAATAAACCTGttactctgtttaaaaaaactccTCCATCTCCTGGTTCCTGACTGAATGAACCCACACACATGAGGCATAAATCCATTACACAACTTGCATTGTGTAGCATTTAGCAGCCGCTCTGGAAACATAAATGTGCTCACTGTAATTGGCTGCAGGCCTGCGAGCTGGGAACAGTGACATGTTGTTGAGCGATTGACTCTCTATTGTTCTGATGAGGAGTTTCTGAACGTCACCTCAATGAGGAACAAATTACTGTTTGACTGATGCCAAGTGCAACAAAGGGATGAATTAAGCTCATTgacttcttctcctttatttAGATTTGGAGTTActtacacaaacaaaaaggtcaGAACTCGccatgaaaaaatgtactcttaattctctcttctttctccatcgctccctctcctctcctctcctctcctctcctctcctctcctctcctctcctctcctctcctctcctctcctctcctctcctctcctctccagtgATCCTGAACAGCAGCAGACGTCTCTCCCTGATGGCCGTGTGTTTAGGCCTGCTGTCAGAGACCTGTGTGGCTCAGGTCTGTAAGAAGCTGCCATGGAGCATCCAGGACGGGCTGACATTTGAGTGAATACCTCATCAGACTGAGAGGAACAGCAGGTATCtcaggaaggaagaaaagatgGAGGATGTCAGCCTGTGCTAGAGAGGAAGCAAGTTTTGGGGAGCTTTTTGCACTTTGTGttggaggagacggaggaggacCTTTTTTGTAGTTCTTCTAACTGTGGACGAAATCCTCTTAAGAGACATTATTTAACGTTTTCTTATTCTCATTATAGAGAAGAAACTCTTTCTTCATTTTGGAAGAATGACAAGAAGGTGAccttttcttgttgttgttttttaaaggatgtCAAACTCTCTTGTCTGGATTctacatcatttttatttgatttactcactttatttaaaaaaaagaagcatcagCACGACCCAAATTATTCTCCAACACACTCTAACTCCCAGGAGCCATCATCTccaacggccaaattccaccggatccatgTCCGATCCGtgtccgatccatcacagcatcagatctgataggttcctattctagtcaatgtgttaacttccactggatccgctctgttgcgttccggctgcgtctctgatccagcaggtcggagccctccagatcagatacgcaagacttctatttttgccggatgccggagcacgaaacatcaatctcaacagagcagatggagtgggacaggaagtcaggtttcaccaaaacaaaatgaaaacatctggttaattttcagaataaaacactctgtgttatcaccagatcgtatttcactgtgtaaaaacctcggtcacaactccagctgtccggcggtcctgctccatgctgcgttctgaaaacctAATAGGTGGGTGATGACGgtcgagagagcacagagcaggaccggacatggatctggtggaagtcctgggtaagaatgacacaaacacagaaccagaGGTTTAAAATGAGCAAGAGCTACATCTTTGTTTGTTCAGGGACTGACCCTCACTCATCACATTGTTGAGCTCATGAGTGAGATGCTTACActaactcacactcacacaaaaacatacagggTAAACCATCAGACTGTCATGAGGATAAGTGGAGTTTCCCGTCCTTTGTCACGATACTTAAATGTCATGATTTAGGGTTGAAGAGGGGCGTCTTATTAAGCCTTGATATCATTTAAAGAAGGGCGTTATGCTCACTTTCAGGCTCTATATCATCCTTCTGACAGCTCTGTAGCAGTGTCACATGATTAACAGCTCAATGATTTCTTTAGtcatctcaggctggtgtctttAAAGCCCttaatttcagctactgtctctttaagaaccgccagcattccagaacccagcattctagaagCCTTCTTCACAAAGTTGtgtgtctcttttttaaaatgaagatgccatttatcacagatgacaccatagaagcagacggacaggcaggtatcattatgagcaacacaacagttagcctgttagcatgaagagactcagctggctctgttttagatggtgctatatttcatcacagatggattcactgaatcaacacatgagaggagataagcgcgagtagcaaagacgtttcaacacggctttaaaatccttttgaactcaaaaagctgtggcagagatcggccggtgttttggtttaaacagcgaccctgttaactggagactttcagccggatgcatccctcataaacgtctttagacgatcattaaatatctgatgaggatattttgaaatcttaataaaaactaaactagtttgcattcccaggaactccctctgtgtttcaacagctgtgtaaactccacaaacactgacacgttcagctgaaggtgtccagtttacagggtcacttttaaaaccgtaacaccgggagagactttctgtttttgaaaagtacacacacatacaaaaaagatag belongs to Notolabrus celidotus isolate fNotCel1 chromosome 13, fNotCel1.pri, whole genome shotgun sequence and includes:
- the LOC117823863 gene encoding cyclin-dependent kinases regulatory subunit 1-like yields the protein MSKKQIFYSDKYNDEEFEYRHVVLPKQLSELVPSSHLMAEEEWRGPGVQQSQGWIHYMIHKPEPHILLFRRPLPKD
- the arv1 gene encoding protein ARV1; amino-acid sequence: MGKTDFRCIECNEKATELHRDYSNGILKTTICESCQKPVDKYIEYDPVIILIDAILCKTQAFRHIIFNTSLNIHWKLCVFCLLCEAYLRWSLLHGSEHSSDPADIIRYTKEWDFYNMFGLAALELAAFCVGVLWFLWVVVGRLQGGTVELSLLLRALLLSCYGKVLLIPAVIWEHDYSPLCLGLIKLFVLTSNSQAIRVILNSSRRLSLMAVCLGLLSETCVAQVCKKLPWSIQDGLTFE